In the genome of Pristis pectinata isolate sPriPec2 chromosome 10, sPriPec2.1.pri, whole genome shotgun sequence, one region contains:
- the zufsp gene encoding zinc finger-containing ubiquitin peptidase 1 isoform X1 has protein sequence MFTCDICGQSGLSEPDMRTHILFVHEENENSCPICNLSGISYDELIFHIETSHGEVKPLHDGKTISSIEEKDPDSSLRINKCHESPEQKEFKVNGKAESKPEELHMPCSASPSNRERLFKQSSRKRESRRLIPSENFNGKFSGTIWFQPEQKLSDKNHEDNELCGKSDESVNFGFPECPFCGLVGSSGEDLNEHVKTKHAAVLETPQKDSAKQRLYSCPMCKLVFENWQILQEHVELHLTESRAEELALADRQFAQQLQEEENRQSRSFEKKREQEEFQKLQKQYGLDNRGGYKQQMLQNMDRAVCRGEVNPADYHRRKAEVMEALAMGEDDGRTKTLGLMRVLNEYYQRNGTDIKHVYLCAETDHYHSSAGDKGWGCGYRNFQMLLSSLMKMEPYKGNLHDLVIPCIPKIQTMIEEAWKDGFDPQGAASFENKLQGTRAWIGATEIYSLLTFLRIKCQIVDFHQPTGPSGTHPRLFERIRQYYSSGRDAALRLQPKVIWTNKPPIYLQHQGHSRTIVGIEERNNGTLCLLIFDPGNQEMQKFLRSDVTGMNLKMIRRFIGSMKHKQYQIVAINGLLSVEKKNTRKHASSVLTAEKVP, from the exons ATGTTCACTTGTGATATCTGTGGGCAAAGTGGCCTATCAGAACCAGACATGAGGACGCACATTCTCTTTGTCCATGAAGAAAATGAGAATAGCTGTCCAATCTGCAACTTATCTGGAATCAGCTATGATGAATTAATATTCCACATAGAGACTTCTCATGGTGAGGTGAAACCTTTACACGATGGAAagacaatctcttctattgaagAAAAGGATCCTGATTCTTCACTTCGAATCAATAAATGTCATGAGTCTCCAGAACAAAAGGAGTTTAAAGTGAATGGGAAGGCAGAGTCAAAACCAGAAGAACTTCATATGCCTTGCTCTGCATCACCTTCTAACCGTGAGAGACTGTTTAAACAAAGCAGTAGAAAGAGAGAATCTAGAAGATTAATACCATCAGAAAATTTCAACGGCAAGTTTTCAGGGACAATTTGGTTTCAACCTGAGCAAAAACTATCTGATAAGAACCATGAAGACAATGAACTTTGTGGCAAATCTGATGAATCTGTAAACTTTGGTTTCCCTGAATGTCCTTTTTGTGGCCTGGTCGGAAGTTCAGGAGAAGACCTAAATGAGCATGTTAAAACCAAGCATGCAGCAGTGTTGGAAACTCCTCAAAAAG ATTCTGCAAAGCAGAGACTGTATTCGTGTCCCATGTGCAAACTGGTATTTGAAAATTGGCAGATACTTCAGGAACATGTTGAGTTGCACTTAACTGAGAGTAGAGCTGAAG AACTTGCATTGGCTGATCGTCAGTTTGCTCAACAACTACAGGAAGAGGAGAATAGACAAAGCAGGTCATTTGAAaaaaagagagagcaagaggAATTTCAAAAACTTCAG AAGCAGTATGGATTAGATAATCGTGGAGGATACAAACAACAGATGCTGCAGAATATGGATAGGGCTGTTTGCCGAGGTGAAGTGAATCCTGCAGACTACCATCGAAGAAAAGCAGAAGTAATGGAAGCATTAGCAATGGGAGAAGATGATGGCAGAACTAAGACACTGG gTCTAATGAGGGTGCTAAATGAGTATTATCAGAGAAATGGCACAGATATAAAGCATGTATATCTGTGTGCAGAAACAGATCACTATCATTCCTCTGCAGGAGACAAAGGCTGGGGATGTGGATACCGAAACTTTCAAATGCTTCTATCATCACTTATGAAGATGGAACCATATAAGGGCAACTTACATG aCCTTGTAATTCCTTGCATTCCAAAAATCCAGACCATGATAGAAGAAGCATGGAAGGATGGCTTTGATCCTCAAGGTGCTGCCTCTTTTGAAAACAAACTACAGGGCACTCGAGCTTGGATTGGGGCAACAGAAATCTATTCTTTATTAACCTTTCTAAGAATAAA GTGTCAAATTGTTGATTTTCACCAGCCCACTGGACCATCAGGCACACATCCTCGTTTGTTTGAGAGGATAAGGCAATACTATTCTTCAGGCAGGGATGCAGCATTACGATTACAACCCAAGGTAATATGGACAAACAAACCACCAATCTATCTTCAGCATCAAG GTCACAGTCGGACTATTGTGGGCATTGAAGAAAGGAACAATGGAACACTTTGCCTTTTGATTTTTGATCCCGGCAATCAAGAAATGCAGAAATTTCTGCGCAGTGATGTGACTGGAATGAATCTTAAAATGATTCGTAGGTTTATTGGGAGTATGAAGCATAAACAATATCAAATAGTGGCAATAAATGGTCTTTTATCAGTGGAAAAGAAAAAT
- the zufsp gene encoding zinc finger-containing ubiquitin peptidase 1 isoform X2, translated as MFTCDICGQSGLSEPDMRTHILFVHEENENSCPICNLSGISYDELIFHIETSHGEVKPLHDGKTISSIEEKDPDSSLRINKCHESPEQKEFKVNGKAESKPEELHMPCSASPSNRERLFKQSSRKRESRRLIPSENFNGKFSGTIWFQPEQKLSDKNHEDNELCGKSDESVNFGFPECPFCGLVGSSGEDLNEHVKTKHAAVLETPQKDSAKQRLYSCPMCKLVFENWQILQEHVELHLTESRAEELALADRQFAQQLQEEENRQSRSFEKKREQEEFQKLQKQYGLDNRGGYKQQMLQNMDRAVCRGEVNPADYHRRKAEVMEALAMGEDDGRTKTLGLMRVLNEYYQRNGTDIKHVYLCAETDHYHSSAGDKGWGCGYRNFQMLLSSLMKMEPYKGNLHDLVIPCIPKIQTMIEEAWKDGFDPQGAASFENKLQGTRAWIGATEIYSLLTFLRIKCQIVDFHQPTGPSGTHPRLFERIRQYYSSGRDAALRLQPKVTVGLLWALKKGTMEHFAF; from the exons ATGTTCACTTGTGATATCTGTGGGCAAAGTGGCCTATCAGAACCAGACATGAGGACGCACATTCTCTTTGTCCATGAAGAAAATGAGAATAGCTGTCCAATCTGCAACTTATCTGGAATCAGCTATGATGAATTAATATTCCACATAGAGACTTCTCATGGTGAGGTGAAACCTTTACACGATGGAAagacaatctcttctattgaagAAAAGGATCCTGATTCTTCACTTCGAATCAATAAATGTCATGAGTCTCCAGAACAAAAGGAGTTTAAAGTGAATGGGAAGGCAGAGTCAAAACCAGAAGAACTTCATATGCCTTGCTCTGCATCACCTTCTAACCGTGAGAGACTGTTTAAACAAAGCAGTAGAAAGAGAGAATCTAGAAGATTAATACCATCAGAAAATTTCAACGGCAAGTTTTCAGGGACAATTTGGTTTCAACCTGAGCAAAAACTATCTGATAAGAACCATGAAGACAATGAACTTTGTGGCAAATCTGATGAATCTGTAAACTTTGGTTTCCCTGAATGTCCTTTTTGTGGCCTGGTCGGAAGTTCAGGAGAAGACCTAAATGAGCATGTTAAAACCAAGCATGCAGCAGTGTTGGAAACTCCTCAAAAAG ATTCTGCAAAGCAGAGACTGTATTCGTGTCCCATGTGCAAACTGGTATTTGAAAATTGGCAGATACTTCAGGAACATGTTGAGTTGCACTTAACTGAGAGTAGAGCTGAAG AACTTGCATTGGCTGATCGTCAGTTTGCTCAACAACTACAGGAAGAGGAGAATAGACAAAGCAGGTCATTTGAAaaaaagagagagcaagaggAATTTCAAAAACTTCAG AAGCAGTATGGATTAGATAATCGTGGAGGATACAAACAACAGATGCTGCAGAATATGGATAGGGCTGTTTGCCGAGGTGAAGTGAATCCTGCAGACTACCATCGAAGAAAAGCAGAAGTAATGGAAGCATTAGCAATGGGAGAAGATGATGGCAGAACTAAGACACTGG gTCTAATGAGGGTGCTAAATGAGTATTATCAGAGAAATGGCACAGATATAAAGCATGTATATCTGTGTGCAGAAACAGATCACTATCATTCCTCTGCAGGAGACAAAGGCTGGGGATGTGGATACCGAAACTTTCAAATGCTTCTATCATCACTTATGAAGATGGAACCATATAAGGGCAACTTACATG aCCTTGTAATTCCTTGCATTCCAAAAATCCAGACCATGATAGAAGAAGCATGGAAGGATGGCTTTGATCCTCAAGGTGCTGCCTCTTTTGAAAACAAACTACAGGGCACTCGAGCTTGGATTGGGGCAACAGAAATCTATTCTTTATTAACCTTTCTAAGAATAAA GTGTCAAATTGTTGATTTTCACCAGCCCACTGGACCATCAGGCACACATCCTCGTTTGTTTGAGAGGATAAGGCAATACTATTCTTCAGGCAGGGATGCAGCATTACGATTACAACCCAAG GTCACAGTCGGACTATTGTGGGCATTGAAGAAAGGAACAATGGAACACTTTGCCTTTTGA